Proteins encoded together in one Rhipicephalus sanguineus isolate Rsan-2018 chromosome 9, BIME_Rsan_1.4, whole genome shotgun sequence window:
- the LOC119404802 gene encoding uncharacterized protein LOC119404802: protein MRSRMALFHFVVSSVIRIAFALLLIYAHLQACQIKDFFRVGDGSRDVAFRTVSSYSGRTGLEIPFVIVFAVQTLYKQQIYAILSDRAQARAAQVPAARRQAFIQFVESWSSLMKTEDIYLTAIPIVTSEMTASGHATFVVVYGIISMINRLKFLSEAYWATNQLTDTDLIQWTLFIISWILFLILLVTGALDAIFQTALSHECLAISEYATFVVESYWSLHDALL, encoded by the exons ATGAGAAGCAGAATGGCTTTATTTCATTTCGTAGTTAGCAGCGTAATAAGGATTGCGTTCGCACTGTTGCTGATCTACGCTCACCTACAAGCCTGCCAGATCAAGGATTTCTTCAGAGTTGGAGACGGCAGC AGGGATGTCGCTTTCCGAACCGTATCATCATACTCTGGAAGGACTGGTTTGGAAATACCTTTCGTCATCGTGTTTGCTGTGCAAACGCTGTACAAACAGCAGATATATGCTATTCTATCGGACAGAGCACAAGCAAGAGCTGCTCAAGTACCCGCAGCCCGGAGACAGGCCTTCATACAATTTGTGGAGTCTTGGTCGTCTCTGATGAAGACTGAGGATATTTATCTGACAGCGATTCCTATAGTAACATCTGAGATGACAGCAAGTGGACATGCCACTTTTGTTGTAGTTTATGGCATAATTTCTATGATAAACAGACTGAAGTTTTTGAGTGAGGCTTACTGGGCAACCAACCAGCTCACG GACACTGATTTAATCCAGTGGACATTGTTTATTATCAGCTGGATCTTATTCCTAATACTGCTTGTCACAGGAGCTCTTGATGCCATCTTCCAGACTGCCTTGA GTCATGAATGCCTAGCGATTTCTGAGTACGCGACGTTTGTCGTGGAATCGTACTGGAGTCTCCACGACGCCTTGTTGTAG
- the LOC119404804 gene encoding oocyte zinc finger protein XlCOF26-like, translating to MDVEVKVEPCSPPTTPPPIYVDTSEKEVPAEGILGSYSSETSEDSMDSSQGILEGTAEPSPKKPKQSVNNFNKCDLCGRCFSRADHLKRHQIVHASGEEHFSTHKCDLCGRCFARAEYLKRQQTLHTSGKQHFCALCSRRFPCEKSLTVHQFTHTTEKPFACTFCDMKFLYIADFTKHKRVHTGEVPYACRICPSKYCTKESLDRHEQLHAAGVEMFNCPECGKAFKQERYLREHLNWHRVEKPHSCHLCPTKFATEHHLNGHVLTHTSEKRHKCAVCERDFKRQNDLKRHMATIHVGVKVAVASTDSRVEMPSSPLSMQPAVLVD from the exons ATGGACGTGGAAGTCAAGGTAGAGCCCTGTAGCCCGCCAACCACACCACCTCCT atatACGTTGACACCAGTGAAAAAGAAGTGCCAGCTGAGGGAATACTTGGAAGTTACAGCTCTGAAACTTCGGAAGACAGCATGGATAGCAGCCAAGG AATCTTGGAAGGTACCGCGGAGCCTTCACCGAAGAAGCCTAAACAGAGTGTGAACAACTTTAACAAGTGTGACCTGTGTGGGCGGTGCTTTTCTAGAGCAGACCATTTGAAAAGGCATCAGATCGTGCATGCATCTGGGGAGGAACACTTCAGCACTCACAAGTGTGACCTGTGTGGCCGGTGCTTCGCAAGAGCAGAGTACTTGAAAAGGCAGCAGACCTTGCACACCTCTGGGAAGCAGCACTTCTGCGCTCTCTGTAGCAGGCGATTTCCTTGCGAGAAAAGTCTGACTGTACACCAGTTTACCCACACAACCGAGAAGCCCTTTGCTTGCACCTTTTGTGACATGAAGTTTTTATATATAGCTGATTTCACTAAACACAAGCGTGTGCATACAGGCGAGGTGCCATATGCATGCCGGATATGCCCATCTAAATACTGCACTAAGGAATCTTTGGACAGACACGAGCAGCTGCACGCAGCTGGAGTGGAGATGTTCAACTGCCCGGAGTGTGGCAAGGCCTTCAAGCAGGAAAGATATCTGCGGGAGCACCTGAATTGGCACAGAGTGGAGAAGCCACACTCGTGTCATCTTTGCCCAACGAAGTTTGCCACCGAACATCATCTAAATGGCCATGTGTTAACGCACACGAGTGAAAAAAGGCATAAGTGTGCTGTGTGCGAGAGAGACTTTAAGAGGCAAAATGACCTCAAAAGACACATGGCCACTATACATGTTGGAGTCAAGGTTGCCGTGGCAAGCACCGACAGTAGGGTGGAGATGCCAAGTAGCCCCCTCTCCATGCAGCCTGCT GTTTTGGTAGACTGA